In Struthio camelus isolate bStrCam1 chromosome 12, bStrCam1.hap1, whole genome shotgun sequence, the DNA window AGTGCATGGCAAGGCTGATAAGGCAAAAATTGGCATTTTCTTTTCTAGAGTCAGTTTCATAGTACATGCTTACAAGATTTATTTGACGCTTTAATCTATAAATACACAAGGTTTTGCATCAGTAAAAGCACAGGAATTTTCTCAGTAGTCATTGCCACTGTTTACATATTGAACAAAATAACAGGTAGTATTGCATATGAATAAGCAAACTTTGGTTCTTTTCTATCTGGGGAGGCCTTAAGGACCAATCTCTTTCACTTGTTAAACAATGGCTTGCAGAGGACAGCAAGGCAGCTGAAGGCCACACTGAATGCTACACTCTGGAAAGCTTGGAACACTGTAAAACTTGATCAGTTTTTTGAAGGCACTTTTTTTGAGCATCATCACCTCCTCAGGCAGCCTGGAAAGGATTCTGGTGTTTGTATGAGACTCTTTCTTGTCAGTGTCTCCTGCTTTGGGGTTACATTGCTCAAGACCACCAGTCATTGGCACACTGTTGCAGCTAAGGGAGCGTGCTGTCTTTTTCTTGCCTTGAACAGATAAATAACTGAATAAGAAGGAGGTTAACTTATGTTTCGTAACATCTTGGACATCTTCTGGAAAACAGTCATCTAGAGGATCCCCTTGACCTTCCACTTGCTGGTTAATCACACATGTATTGGGACTCACTGCTAACTTCTTAGGCTGAACTACTATTTTTCTGGAAGGTGTTTTGTGTTCTCCGTCATCTAGATAAAACTGAGAAGCCTTACTACTGGTATTAGAACTAGGCTTAACTATCATATTAGGGATTCTTGCCCCTTCATCAGAATTGATGCGGTGCAATGCATAATGCCGGCTAACAATTTGGGCTGCAGTGTGTTGAATGATGGTCCAGTCTTGCAGAATATCTTCCCTTGTTGTGAACTGAGATGTTACAGTAAAACGAATGATGAACTTGTCACGAATGGTTGCTGGAATAAGGAAAAGCCTGCCAGAACTGCTCAGTTCTTTCAGGAGCTCTTCTGTCAGCCAGTTGGGACCCTGTTTTAAATatggataagaaaaaaataccacagtTAAAATTGCTATGACGTCCAAACATCTTTGTAAGAATTCCAGCATTACAAATTCTTACATGAAGAGTTTATTCACAGTTATTAATATCTagggagagagcagctgcagtCAATTCATTCCGAGAGAAGATGCAAATGGCCCAATCTTTACCTTTAAACGAAATACAACCAGTCCAAGGTGTCTCTTGGCAGGAATTTCAAAGAGTGGATCACTTTTAACCAAAGATTCAAAGAATTTGGCTGTTTCAGTACCctataattaaaaggaaaaaaaaaagtagttatgcATTGGTTTGTCACAGACCCAGTATAAGATGCTAAATTAAGTAGTTAAAATACATCATTCCAACATGAATGATAGCAAAACTAAGAATGACAACAAAGAATTTTAAAGACTGTCTCTATTTGCTAAAGCCTATGGTAGAATCAGTTAAGAGTCCGATCCAAAATCTGTTCTCAGTGGGTTTTGCAGACTCTTACAGACAAACCCTTGACATTGAACAAGAGTAACTGGACTATACATAGCAGTTTTCTAGAGAAAGATTTGAAACTCCAAGTTAAAGTCATCTTGCCATAACTGCTGATCCACAATATGATCCCTTGTATTTACATGCCACCAAGGATTTAAGCCTGTAGATTTTCATAGCAATGGATTTACTCAGTAGCCATCTATCACAGACTGCCTCCTAAACAGCTGCCATTTTGCCTCAAAGAAAGCCTCTACAGATTAGTACTCCACGATCTGCAGAAGGCACCGCTTTCCAGAAGGGTACAGGGAAAACTTTGTCTACGTAGTAAATCTTTACAGAATACTTAAGATTAAAATCAGCATGCCTTTAGTTTACATGAAGGTTTTTATGCTAGAGGATTTCTATTACTCATCATTTTATCACAGAATTTAATAAACAGCTGCCAATAAATTAACATAATACATTCATGCTTGTATCATTAATTGACATACATGCCGGACATGAGCTTGAAGCTTTTTCACCCCAAATGAACGAATCACAAACCACAGCTTCAGAGAACGAAATCGCCGACTTAGTGGAATTTGCCAGTGCTGGGAAAAAACAAGAGTGTATCAACAAgtgcaaaaacaacagaaaggagCATCCTCTTACACTACAACAGTCTGATGCTTCAGATCTGTACTCAGGTCAGAAATCTTTACCGACATAAAGAATTCCACATTAGTGAAAACTAGCTGAGCCTAGGAAATAGCCCTCAAAGAACAATGTCTACATATTTTCcaggtatttgcaaaaataaGATTTTGGCTATTCACCTTAATCTACAGCATAGATAATGTTTAGAATTTTTAGTTAATTACCAACTTATAATAAGCTTATGCTTAAAGAGCATTATAAACTTAGATGTGCCCATTTACACTTTATGATTGAGTGCTCACTTCAAGTCCTGTAATGTGCATATTTAAGTGCTGTTCTGAATGGTTTCCCAGATTGACTCTAAACAGTTGGAACAGATAGAGGATTACACTCTTACAGATAAAATAACATTTACTGCAGGTAAAAGAGTGACAGAACACATACAAGAATACTTCCAAGGATCTACAGAATGACTTGCAGGATCCTATTTAACCACAAGAGGgactcattgattttttttctctacacagacacaacacacacacacacacacacacacacacacacacacacacaggcacactcAGTCTCTCTAATGAAAAGCATTActgatttaaagaaacagaacaatTATCGTTTCAGGACCTGAGTGAGATCACAGCTGAAACAACTGACAGTTTAATATTATGTTGTTTTACTGTACTGTAATCTTCTGCAAGATGGATCTAAATTGAAATGCCTCATAGCTCTCCTAACAGCTTCATCCGAAGGAAAATGTAATTCATTCTACTGCTATTTGAGAGCAAGGTGTTTTCACTGATTACTCCTTTATTGTATTACATATCAGAGATATAAATAGAACACCCAGAACGCCATCAGGAGGAATTACTTCTACACTATAATGCACAGAAATGACTTTCTGATTAGAAAGGCTAGGGTACATCCCCAGCTGTATAAAAAAGCCTCACTGTAGTCAAGTTCATGACACAATGCTAAGGATTGGCTTATTTGCCCACAGAGGGCAAACAAAACACTGTGTGCAAAACACTAACATcatgcttttatttaatttaatctcTATATCTGTAAGCATTTCTATGCAATGTTATAATCAGCTTTCATAACCACAGTTCACTTCAAAGTTTTATTATTTAATCTGCATTAGGATCTCATTATGATTGTTTTTATACTTTTATGTAGTAAGACCAGCAACAAGGTAAGCACACTCCAGACTGTGAGCAATTTGGCAATCTGTGTTTGAACATTTCATAGGCAATTTAGAATATCAACTCAAATGGCAACTTACCATGAAATCAACAGCAGCTCCTGAATTGGGATGTCTGAGGTAGACAGGGTTAACACTGAAGGTTTGATGTAACTTGTATTTATCTTTAACCCTATCAATTGTAGAAGGAACTGTATTTAGCAAAAAAACTGTGCAGAGAAAGACTTTGCAATTTGCATGTTATCCTTttggtgtttgtgttttttctttactcACCAAAATCCAGTGCAGTCAAAATGAACCATCATCCATTTAGAAGGATTAAAAGTAAAGGAATCTGCATATTCAATTCCATCCAAGAACAATCGAAATTCAGGACATACAAACGCTGTTCCTGCATATGCAGCATCAATATGAAGCCAGAGTCCCTCAGCATCACCTGTTAAGAGTTGAAACTGTTGTATGTAGAGGACAGGGACATAATGAATCAAAGTACATGcttaatttttcctctctgaagacTAGGTGTATGGGCAGGGAGCAGAGACAGAGCTGCAGGACTTCAGCGGCTACTTGTCAGAATTTATGCTGGAGTAGAGTCTGTAGCCACTTCAAATTTATCTATTGAACTGGCAGCTACAAAGGATGTCCTACTAACCAGTATTTTCAAAACTCCTTTGCtaggttaaatatttatttatttatccactATACAACAGTACTGCACTCTGTACTG includes these proteins:
- the HDC gene encoding histidine decarboxylase isoform X2: MHAYFPALTSWPSLLGDMLADAINCLGFTWASSPACTELEMNVMDWLAKMLGLPDKFLHHHPNSVGGGVLQSTVSESTLVALLAARKNKILEMKVSEPDTDESSLNSRLIAYTSDQAHSSVEKAGLISLVKMKFLPVDENFSLRGETLMKAIEEDRKRGLVPVFVCATLGTTGVCAFDNLSELGPICDAEGLWLHIDAAYAGTAFVCPEFRLFLDGIEYADSFTFNPSKWMMVHFDCTGFWVKDKYKLHQTFSVNPVYLRHPNSGAAVDFMHWQIPLSRRFRSLKLWFVIRSFGVKKLQAHVRHGTETAKFFESLVKSDPLFEIPAKRHLGLVVFRLKGPNWLTEELLKELSSSGRLFLIPATIRDKFIIRFTVTSQFTTREDILQDWTIIQHTAAQIVSRHYALHRINSDEGARIPNMIVKPSSNTSSKASQFYLDDGEHKTPSRKIVVQPKKLAVSPNTCVINQQVEGQGDPLDDCFPEDVQDVTKHKLTSFLFSYLSVQGKKKTARSLSCNSVPMTGGLEQCNPKAGDTDKKESHTNTRILSRLPEEVMMLKKSAFKKLIKFYSVPSFPECSIQCGLQLPCCPLQAIV
- the HDC gene encoding histidine decarboxylase isoform X1 gives rise to the protein MEPEEYRRRGKEMVDYICQYLSSVRERRVIPDVQPGYLRAQLPDSAPMDPDSWDNIFGDIEKIIMPGVVHWQSPHMHAYFPALTSWPSLLGDMLADAINCLGFTWASSPACTELEMNVMDWLAKMLGLPDKFLHHHPNSVGGGVLQSTVSESTLVALLAARKNKILEMKVSEPDTDESSLNSRLIAYTSDQAHSSVEKAGLISLVKMKFLPVDENFSLRGETLMKAIEEDRKRGLVPVFVCATLGTTGVCAFDNLSELGPICDAEGLWLHIDAAYAGTAFVCPEFRLFLDGIEYADSFTFNPSKWMMVHFDCTGFWVKDKYKLHQTFSVNPVYLRHPNSGAAVDFMHWQIPLSRRFRSLKLWFVIRSFGVKKLQAHVRHGTETAKFFESLVKSDPLFEIPAKRHLGLVVFRLKGPNWLTEELLKELSSSGRLFLIPATIRDKFIIRFTVTSQFTTREDILQDWTIIQHTAAQIVSRHYALHRINSDEGARIPNMIVKPSSNTSSKASQFYLDDGEHKTPSRKIVVQPKKLAVSPNTCVINQQVEGQGDPLDDCFPEDVQDVTKHKLTSFLFSYLSVQGKKKTARSLSCNSVPMTGGLEQCNPKAGDTDKKESHTNTRILSRLPEEVMMLKKSAFKKLIKFYSVPSFPECSIQCGLQLPCCPLQAIV